A stretch of Streptomyces vietnamensis DNA encodes these proteins:
- a CDS encoding FtsX-like permease family protein, with protein MLRSRSDKPARAVAPWVRTRLRTAPWAAAALALLVLVTAYLAAALPRAVDRYETEGLRHDIRNAEPRNAVLELTTPIPLSEHGPGLAPGILQRKSDDARGLLPAPILTDPEQTVHGVRTVKRVEGTDPWLPRPDGLDPQFVLSSPSRLTEHATLRKGRLAAGTADAPEAVVTAQTAESLHLKPGSVVHLPSKSSPEPIAVTVTGIVEPRAPASPYWAVEPLLRTPALAAMVGNEIKYYWQGALLLSPGSAPVVLSTNSEPEIFFRYMPTADHLTGRDTDRFAAALAATTSGPDLVKLRRAVGGNAALTTDLDTIVDSYRSMREAIDPVVAVAVFGIGAVAAVVLAMTGGLFVARRDSELALLRSRGASLTGIGLRLLGETSAVVVPAAALALGLAVAAVRPPDGGSGGIPLGPSVLAAAAVALISTLVLPVRAVVLHRRPRLHGGRDDLLTARPSRRRTVLELTLLVLAVGAVVSLRLRGTGDSGGSGDPLVSSAPVLVGLIAASVLVRIYPLPLRWLARPARRLRGAVGPLALARAGRAPSSGTLPLLALVLALSTAAFGGSVLAGVADARDRAALLATGADARIGGSVEWTPLPAGLTESVRGLPGVRDVAPVQTEYGVSLPSTRGTADLPMSAPIVGVEPASYTRLANRTGFGPFPAGLLASTGRGGEGAVADTERVLPAIASPAVAERLGRGPQEIISAAGVFRVKVVAVRSTTPALDDADFLLVNGADLTHRADTQLLVTGPVDGTALRAAVKAKASNLAVKLRSEQRATYVDSPLQSGAERIYLGAIGAGAAFAVVVVLLSLLQSAPERNTLLARLRTMGLTRKQARRLLGLEALPQAVLAALGGILVGWATVPLLAPGIDLFRLALATAPGFAPLDSAPLRADPWSLALPALAVVVLTGLAAVGQAWWAGRRGSIKELRAGDAR; from the coding sequence ATGCTCCGGTCCCGGTCCGACAAGCCCGCCCGCGCGGTGGCGCCCTGGGTGCGGACCCGGCTGCGGACCGCCCCCTGGGCCGCCGCCGCCCTCGCCCTGCTCGTCCTGGTCACCGCGTACCTCGCGGCGGCGCTGCCGCGCGCGGTCGACCGGTACGAGACGGAGGGCCTGCGGCACGACATCCGGAACGCCGAACCGCGCAACGCCGTCCTCGAACTGACGACGCCGATCCCGCTGTCCGAGCACGGGCCCGGCCTGGCCCCCGGCATCCTCCAGAGGAAGAGCGACGACGCACGCGGACTGCTGCCCGCGCCGATCCTCACCGACCCGGAGCAGACCGTCCACGGCGTCCGCACGGTCAAGCGCGTCGAGGGCACCGACCCGTGGCTGCCCCGGCCCGACGGGCTCGACCCCCAGTTCGTCCTGTCCTCCCCGTCCCGTCTCACCGAGCACGCGACGCTGCGGAAGGGCCGGCTCGCCGCGGGCACGGCCGACGCCCCGGAGGCCGTGGTGACCGCGCAGACCGCCGAGTCCCTGCACCTGAAGCCCGGCTCCGTCGTCCACCTGCCGAGCAAGTCGAGCCCGGAACCGATCGCCGTGACGGTCACCGGGATCGTGGAGCCGCGCGCCCCCGCGTCCCCGTACTGGGCCGTCGAACCCCTGCTGCGCACCCCGGCGCTCGCCGCGATGGTCGGCAACGAGATCAAGTACTACTGGCAGGGGGCGCTGCTCCTCTCCCCCGGCTCCGCGCCCGTCGTCCTCTCCACCAACAGCGAGCCGGAGATCTTCTTCCGGTACATGCCGACGGCCGACCACCTCACCGGCCGGGACACCGACCGGTTCGCCGCCGCGCTGGCCGCGACGACGAGCGGCCCCGACCTGGTCAAGCTGCGCAGGGCCGTCGGGGGCAATGCCGCCCTCACCACCGATCTCGACACGATCGTCGACTCGTACCGCTCGATGCGCGAGGCGATCGACCCGGTCGTGGCCGTCGCCGTCTTCGGGATCGGCGCGGTCGCCGCGGTCGTCCTCGCGATGACCGGCGGACTGTTCGTCGCCCGCCGCGACAGCGAACTCGCGCTGCTCCGCTCCCGCGGCGCCTCCCTCACCGGCATCGGCCTGCGGCTGCTCGGCGAGACCTCGGCCGTCGTCGTACCGGCCGCCGCGCTCGCCCTCGGCCTCGCCGTGGCGGCCGTCCGGCCGCCCGACGGCGGCTCCGGCGGCATCCCCCTCGGCCCCTCCGTCCTCGCCGCCGCGGCCGTCGCCCTGATCTCGACGCTCGTCCTGCCCGTGCGGGCGGTCGTCCTGCACCGGCGTCCGCGCCTGCACGGCGGACGCGACGACCTGCTCACCGCGCGCCCCTCCCGGCGCCGCACGGTCCTCGAACTCACCCTGCTCGTCCTCGCCGTGGGCGCGGTCGTCTCGCTGCGGCTGCGCGGCACGGGCGACTCCGGCGGCTCCGGCGACCCGCTGGTGAGCTCCGCGCCCGTGCTCGTCGGCCTGATCGCCGCCTCCGTCCTCGTACGGATCTACCCGCTGCCGCTGCGCTGGCTGGCCCGCCCGGCCCGCCGGCTGCGCGGGGCCGTCGGACCGCTGGCCCTCGCCCGCGCCGGGCGCGCCCCGTCCTCGGGCACCCTGCCGCTGCTCGCCCTCGTGCTCGCGCTGAGCACGGCGGCCTTCGGCGGCTCCGTCCTCGCCGGGGTCGCCGACGCCCGCGACCGGGCGGCGCTCCTGGCGACCGGCGCGGACGCCCGGATCGGCGGCTCGGTCGAGTGGACCCCGCTGCCCGCCGGGCTCACCGAGTCGGTGCGCGGCCTGCCGGGCGTACGGGACGTGGCGCCGGTCCAGACCGAGTACGGGGTCTCCCTGCCGTCCACCCGGGGGACCGCCGACCTGCCGATGAGCGCGCCGATCGTGGGCGTCGAGCCCGCCTCGTACACCCGGCTCGCGAACCGGACCGGCTTCGGGCCCTTCCCCGCCGGGCTGCTCGCCTCGACGGGGCGCGGTGGCGAGGGCGCCGTGGCGGACACCGAGCGGGTGCTGCCCGCGATCGCCTCGCCGGCGGTCGCCGAACGGCTCGGCCGCGGACCGCAGGAGATCATCTCGGCGGCGGGCGTCTTCCGGGTGAAGGTGGTCGCGGTCCGCTCCACCACCCCCGCCCTGGACGACGCGGACTTCCTCCTCGTCAACGGCGCCGACCTCACCCACCGGGCCGACACCCAGCTGCTCGTCACCGGGCCGGTGGACGGCACCGCGCTGCGCGCCGCCGTGAAGGCGAAGGCGTCGAACCTCGCCGTGAAGCTCCGGAGCGAACAGCGGGCCACCTATGTGGACTCGCCGCTCCAGTCCGGCGCCGAGCGGATCTACCTGGGCGCGATCGGCGCGGGCGCCGCCTTCGCCGTGGTGGTCGTGCTGCTCTCGCTCCTGCAGAGCGCGCCCGAGCGGAACACGCTCCTCGCGCGGCTGCGGACGATGGGCCTCACCCGGAAGCAGGCCCGGCGGCTGCTCGGCCTCGAAGCACTGCCGCAGGCCGTGCTCGCGGCGCTCGGCGGCATCCTCGTCGGCTGGGCGACGGTGCCTCTGCTCGCCCCGGGCATCGACCTGTTCCGGCTCGCGCTCGCGACGGCACCGGGGTTCGCCCCGCTGGACAGCGCCCCGCTGCGGGCCGACCCGTGGTCGCTCGCGCTGCCCGCGCTCGCCGTCGTCGTCCTGACGGGGCTCGCGGCGGTCGGACAGGCGTGGTGGGCGGGACGCAGGGGCTCGATCAAGGAACTCAGGGCAGGAGACGCACGATGA
- a CDS encoding ABC transporter ATP-binding protein, translated as MTKTDTAPSDTTLEELERRATARRDRPSYGHDALIACDRLVRIFTTDGVEVQALQGLDLLVKEGELMALVGASGSGKSTLMNILAGLDVPTAGAARVAGCDLLGMDGKARLRYRREVVGFVWQQTARNLLPYLTAAQNVALPMQLRGRSKQKAERAEELLAMLGISEIRDRRPHQLSGGQQQRVAIAVALANNPAVLLADEPTGELDSATGEQVFAAFRRANEELGTTIVIVTHDQAVASEVRRTVAIRDGRTSSEVLRRTEVDEQGQESLVAREYAMLDRAGRLQLPAEYTQALGMEHRVALELEQDHIGVWPDDAEG; from the coding sequence ATGACGAAGACCGACACGGCCCCGTCCGACACGACCCTGGAGGAGCTGGAGCGGCGGGCCACGGCGCGCCGCGACCGGCCCTCGTACGGTCATGACGCGCTCATCGCCTGCGACCGACTGGTCCGCATCTTCACCACGGACGGGGTGGAGGTGCAGGCGCTCCAGGGGCTCGACCTCCTCGTGAAGGAGGGCGAGTTGATGGCCCTGGTCGGCGCCTCGGGCTCCGGCAAGTCGACGCTGATGAACATCCTGGCGGGCCTGGACGTGCCGACCGCCGGCGCGGCCCGGGTGGCCGGCTGCGACCTGCTCGGCATGGACGGCAAGGCGCGGCTGCGCTACCGCCGCGAGGTCGTCGGCTTCGTCTGGCAGCAGACCGCCCGGAACCTCCTGCCGTACCTGACGGCCGCCCAGAACGTGGCGCTGCCCATGCAGTTGCGGGGCCGCTCGAAGCAGAAGGCGGAGCGGGCCGAGGAGCTGCTCGCCATGCTGGGCATCTCGGAGATCCGGGACCGGCGGCCGCACCAGCTCTCCGGCGGCCAGCAGCAGCGGGTGGCCATCGCGGTCGCCCTCGCCAACAACCCGGCCGTGCTCCTCGCCGACGAACCGACGGGCGAGCTGGACTCGGCCACCGGCGAGCAGGTCTTCGCGGCCTTCCGCCGCGCCAACGAGGAGCTGGGCACGACGATCGTGATCGTCACCCACGACCAGGCGGTCGCCTCCGAGGTCCGCCGCACGGTCGCCATCCGCGACGGCCGCACCTCCTCGGAGGTGCTGCGCCGCACGGAGGTCGACGAGCAGGGCCAGGAGTCCCTCGTGGCACGGGAGTACGCGATGCTCGACCGCGCGGGCCGGCTCCAGCTCCCGGCGGAGTACACCCAGGCCCTCGGCATGGAGCACCGGGTGGCCCTGGAGCTGGAGCAGGACCACATCGGGGTGTGGCCGGACGACGCGGAGGGCTGA
- a CDS encoding GNAT family N-acetyltransferase translates to MTDVEVDGPLSGDELNALFRASWPGHQDTDFGPVLARSLLRVTARRAGRLVGYVNVVGDGGVHAFLLDTTVHPDERRQGLGVTLVRTAAEAARARGAHWLHVDFEPHLAAFHERCGFRPTAAGLMNLTS, encoded by the coding sequence ATGACCGACGTCGAGGTCGACGGGCCCCTCTCCGGGGACGAGCTCAACGCCCTCTTCCGCGCCTCCTGGCCCGGGCATCAGGACACCGACTTCGGGCCCGTCCTCGCCCGGAGCCTGCTGCGGGTCACCGCCCGCCGGGCCGGGCGGCTCGTCGGGTACGTGAACGTCGTCGGCGACGGCGGCGTCCACGCCTTCCTCCTCGACACCACCGTCCACCCCGACGAGCGCCGTCAGGGGCTCGGCGTCACCCTCGTGCGGACCGCCGCCGAGGCCGCCCGTGCGCGCGGTGCGCACTGGCTGCACGTGGACTTCGAGCCGCACCTCGCCGCCTTCCACGAGCGGTGCGGCTTCCGGCCCACGGCGGCCGGGCTCATGAACCTCACCTCCTAG